The Myripristis murdjan chromosome 17, fMyrMur1.1, whole genome shotgun sequence DNA segment tattgagaggtgtttctactattctatCCTCCTCATGGATATaaataggaaggacaaaaaattacaaacaccTCTTAAGATAACGCAGTCaagtgcaagacctctgcaaactacaacctcaataataaacatagaattaaattcacacattctccacaatgtcaacaaaaactgaacattataaagtctattaaaaggtagaatttaaggcagagctgttgcattgaactgcattagattgtacaggacATGATAAAGTGCCCACTGAGTGTACGTTCACTGAAcagtgaagaaaataaaatgtgttagtGTTCTGAGGATGGAGGTACGCTACGTTTGTACCTGAGTGACGACATTGTGTGTTGGTCAAAGGGTAAGCCataagagacacacacaatgcgTAGCAACGTGGAAAAACAGCACTGGTTTTAAATGCACACTCAAAAGAGTCAAAATAGCTCTTTTAAATGGTTTTGGTAAGTGCAGAGCCACGTCAGCTCTATGAGAGGACAAACAACACTCAAATCAACACAAAGGAATTTCAAttgtaagtggaaaaaaatcagcatttatCAGCAATGGAAAAATGACTGCAGACTCACTTGTGGTGTTTCCTGACATCTGAATGATGCACTTGCTCTCCTTCCCCATCTCCCTGGAGTTGAAGGGTCTGACCCTCACTGCCACCTTGACTGAAGCCCCCGCCATGCTGCCGCTGGGTGGGGAGGGATGGGACTGTCAGAGGGCTGGAGATCTGTGTGGCctggcagacacacaccctGCACCTGTAGACATGTGGAGAGGAAACTGTTGAGACTGCTGGAGGTGGAGACATGTCTGCAGATGTTTCTGAGAAATGGAAAgttgggttttgttttctgcCGCTGGTGGGCCCTCTGCCTGACTGAGAACACAGAGTGGGTATTTTCAGGTATACATTAGGCCTCGTTTATTTCAAATAGTCCTTAGCAAAACAGTCTAGATTTTCAGTTTATCTTAATCCTATACTATACGACaattatgattattgttattattaacatGAGACACACAGCTGTAGCGCACCTGAAGGATGCACAACCTTGGCAGCAACATTATCATCCTCATCACTGGCCGTCTACGCTAAAATGGCTGCTTATAGTACGGGTTCATCATCCCCTCTCCTCGTCTGCTGCGACGGCGAGGGCCGTGTGATGAAGCTGCATTTCTTCAATGTTTCACCCCAAACGACAAAAACATCACTTATTTATTCCTAAGAGGACGTACAGGTTTGCTGGTTGTGTGGCACTACGAAAAGAAAATACTGTAGAATTGGCATCGTTTTGTTGTTACAAATAAGCTTCAAAGAAACAATTACTTCTGGTTTTCCTGTTGATTAACAgtaattcatgttttttagtGTGGCTTGCCATTGAAATGAATTTCCTGAGCCAACGCGGCGCGGATTCCATCCATTTTCTCAATCGCAACCGGTGGAAAAACATGCCAGCCCCATTTTAACAGCCTGCACCTACAGCTACATGCAGTATACATGCGATGAGGACACGTCTTGTTTTCAGATTATCATGTTATGACAGCTGAGGTTGTTGCacacaaataaagacagaaaagaccGAGCTTTAGCGCACTGGCCAATGTAAATATTGTCCCCTCCATCTTGCTCAGCCTGCCGCACCTCAAAGGCAGGCCGCGTAAACAGAAATGGCAATCGTACCAAATCATCCAACACTGCGACAGAAAGGAGGTCAGCAGGCCGATTTGACATTACTGTGTATTAAGTAACATGGCAATTTAATGTCATTGcgattttcttgtgtttatccTATTCATTTACATTGTCATGACCAAAATTTCATAGAAGGGACATTTTTAGAGGCAGGTGTTGACAGCACAAGAGCCCATCCTGACGCAGTGTCCTTATTTATCACCTCACAGATAATAGAGGGCCTcgaaatgacaaataaacccgcacatacacacagagacacgaacacgcacgcacgcacgcactgtCCACCCCAAGGAGTGCCACCCATGGCACCTCTGCTGCGCCACGCCATGAAAAACAACATCCCATCCCCGGGATGGAAGAGCGTTTTCTTACCTTACCACCTCAGGCTCAACAACGGCAGAGGGTGAATCCTCCGCCTGAACCGGGTCCGAATCCTCCTGTGCCCCCTTCTTGGTTTTCGTTGGTGtatttttgctctctctttctctgcggCCAGCCTACATCATCTCTTTTGCGCATCCATGCATTGAGAGTCCGCCTCTGGCTGCaagagcggagagagagagagagagagagagagagagagagagagagagagagagagagagagagagagagagagagagagagagagagagggagagagagagagattcagatTCAGCAGGGATGGGTGGGCTTGAGTCTTGAACACAGTGGTGCGTCAATCGGAGagagcggagggagggaggagcaaGAAGCAAATGGATGGATAAATTGCAGGATGGGTGTTTCTGAGCTGCTACAGCGGCCCACCATCCCTTTGAGGGGGAAAATGGCGGTGCTGACGGTGCCAGGGATGCTGGGAGGCTGTGATGACATCAGCACCATTATAATGAGAGTagggaggcagacaggcagagcgatgcagcacacactgaggaagagagagaagaagagggagagagagagagagcaacagagggaTGGAATAGGTTTTGGAGAGCCAAatcatggtggtggtggtggtggtgtgtgagtgtgtgtgtgtgtgtgtgtgtgtgtgtgtgtgtgtgtgtgtgtgtgtgtgtgtgtgtgtgtgtgtgtgtgtgtgttaagggcTAGGGAGGTAGGATGAGGAGATGCAGACAGTagcaaaggaagagagagaagatggagagagacatagaaacagacacaaagaaatCTAAACACTATAATGAGAATAGGATGGCGGAAATGCGTGGTGAGTGACAACTGGAGGCAATGAAGTGTGAACAGACCTACAGGAGGGCTGGGAGAGAGAtaaaaggggagaaaagagaCGGAGACAAATTATGTTAAATGCATGTTATGTAGGtctccttgtttttctcaagTGGCCAAAATAAAGCCACACATACATCCAGATTGAGCATCCACCTCTTGACAAAGCCACTAAATGGAGCGCTTGTAACTGAAGTTCAGGGATGTGGAAAACAAGTAGACAATATAACCCATTCCTTGTTCACAACATTGTTTATTTACTATGTACCTTATACAACATACTAGCCCTGAGTGGTATTAAAAATAGATACCTATCAAATATACGGTCGATACATCTGCATACAAACTGTCAATATTCCTGGACAGGTAGTTGGTTTCTTTACTTATATTGTGTAAACAAAACTCTGCTACACTGTTGCTCTGATGTCGTGACTGAACTACACAGTTCAACTACACACAAGTTTTTTgggcatctctgctttattagactggaaagagacaggagagacagtaAACAGAGAGGGGATGGCAAGCAGCAAAGGGTTCGGGCCAGATTCAGACGCAGGCTGCTGCGGTTCACAGTCGCTCATTGCGATTGGCTCCCCCAAACAATCTTTGGGGGAGCCCAAAGATTATTTTCTGATTAACCAGAAAATGTGGCTGATCGTCCACATACACACCAGCCAATAGACAAACTAACACAACTAAGGTCCAATCTCAGAAACTTGAGTTACACAAGTATCTAATGGGTACAATATGTGCATAAAAATTTGAAATTGAAACAAGTCAACATGTTTTATTACCCCACCATGACACATCGCCCTCCCACACATACACTTTGATCAGTACCATGTGAggcagctgggaaaaaaaatctctacaaCAACAAGCTATTGTTGGTAGAGTTTTTCATCCACTTAACATGGCATGAAATGACTAGATAAGCAAAAAATGACTCAGTGAAACTGATTAGAGTTGATAGCTCTGGACCAGAAACCATACGAAAGCGCATAGCAAGCAGTGGGCGTGTTGGTACTTTCTGTGCTGAGTGTCTGATTGcagaaccatggacagcgcTTGTACACTGCGCTGTgcccctgctgtgtgtttgagaatGGGAGGCGTAGTTGGATGTTACAAATATGTTCAGATGGAGCACCTAGGAGATTATGATAGCCATGGTTAGACTCGCCTCTAACATGTGTTCGAGCTGTCCCaattcttcaaaacaaaaatggaaattattgtaaatatattattattgaaatGCAACAACAAAGTCTCTTCAGTTGTGAGAAATCCACACCAGGCGTGACTGTGTGACAACCAGCTTCTCTGCTGCATGCTGAGTCACAGGAAATCCTGCATGCCCCCCACAGGAAAAACTGCAAAAGACTGAAGTGGCCATGGCCTGGGAGGAAGTGGGTGTGTTTCAATCAGTGTGAGAGGTAAATAAGTTGCACCTTTGCGTCATCTTGCGTCAGAATTCTGTAGTGTTACTCTAATCTGTTGGGACCTTTCACACCCCTTTTTGGAAAGGGGTGTGAAAGGTTATCTGCTTAGCTAGAGAACCTGGCAAGTGTCTTGAGCAGAGCAAGGAGTGGAGGGGACCTTGTTGTGAACATGAGCACCCGCTGGTGGCAGAGATGGCCAGTATTTCTATTACTCGTATTTGAAATACGTAttccaattattattatttttttttagtatgcTGCAATTGCTATTTGACATACAGTGATTTTATACGGCCACACTACTCACAGTATTTCCATTATCAAGTCTTCTATGAAGCCCCGGGTGTATGTTTGACTGGCAGCAGCTGGCAGCAGAGCCATCTGTGCAAGAGTAAGACAGTGTAAACAAATGTGTAGCAAGAACTTCACCACTTGGCCAGTCTTGACAGTTTTAGGTACCACTTGTGTTTTAGCTGCAGTGTGCAGGTGTGTAACTGGCTAATGGTAAACTAACCAGTGGTTTCAACCAGTGCTTCAGTCAGAAAGAATATTAGTCCTGCCCACCATAATCCTAAATCTAATCTTAACCCCTTTTCCCATCTGAAATTAAACACTTGAGGCAAACTTGTCTTTAACCACATTGTACCTTTAAACGGCTGTTTGATGCTATGTAAAACTAATtccccttttccactgcatggtGCTGGCTCAACTCGACTCTACTCGACTTGACTGTAATCCCTGCACTTTTCTGGATTTCGTTTTCCACTTTCCACTTTCCGGTCTTATTTTCTTACATAGACAGATGATCAGCTAGACAAGTTTCATGAGTCTCACTTTGGTATTTCTGGGTTGTAAATACAGttgttcaatttctctctgaccaatcagcagtcTACAGCGTCTTTTATGTCAGCTTTTAGTATCAGCTCAGCTTGCTTGGAATGTCAATTGAGTtgacaccaaaaaaaatgaccagGTGCCAGTTGATATCCCGAAAATTTTcccagtggaaaaccaaaaaaatgcGATAGAGTTGAGTTGAGCTGGTACCATGCAGTAGAAAGAGGTCATAAGAAACTGGTTTCAGAATCATTACAATCGCTAACACAGCAGGTATGTAGTTTTACATACAAAAATGCCAGCAGACAGTActtgcatgtttctgtgttacTAACACCATGTTTACGTGTGCTTGGTGCAAAAGTGGTAAATGACAAGGCTTGCCTGGGCCTGCCACAAATTACAGGGCCATGTCAATAATTTTCCTACACAGTACGTTCCTTGGCATGACTCAATCATCTCgttatcagattttttaaaagttacaTTCCCCAGCATGTCCCACCCCAGTCTTCCTCCACTCTTTGGGGACATTTTAACTGTTCCTCTTTTAAGTGCAAAGGTCAGTGAGAGGACAGCACTAAATCCCACATATTTACCAGTTAGTATAATTATTTACCACGCTGAACTTGGAGAGGGACATCATCTCTTGCCTCTGGCCCTGTTGTGACATAATAGTTCAGTTTAAAGACTGACAAAATGAAGGactctgaaaaaacaaagaccAAACCTGAACTCTTTCATTTATATGGAAATATTGGGATTTGATGTCCCTGTTGACCACATGGTGGCATGAAACAAATGAGGTTGAGTCTGATTTGgtttatattttacttttggCCTGAACCTTCCTATTTTATTAGTTGCTCCTCTTTGCTTGACCACAATCAACAACTGCAGGAGTGTGTTTAAGGTGCACTGCCTCTAATATAGGTCATGGTTTGGTCATCTAACATCAGGAAACCTCCCGTTTGCACTAGACAAGCTTTTACACATTGACCCAACTGCGAGAGGAACAGCAGGTTAGCCATTACCCATACTCACATTCTACTCTTCTTTAAATGAGGCAGGGCAAACAAGGTATTGGCAGGTGACCTGGCTGAGTCAaagtcacacaaaaaaacagttatgaGCACCACCATGTCCAGATTGGTATTTCTATACTGTTTCCCCTTCAAAGTACATTGGTCTCCTTGCTGAATATTGTGAAAAGCTTTTGGAGCAAAGGTAATAACAGTTAAGTGATAAACTTAGAATCATGATCAATGCATAATGTGAAcagactaaatgattttttaGGCTCACTTTTATGAGCAGGTTACCTGAGATGCAAAAGTAAGATAATAGCGTAAGCACACTAGACAAAAAATAAGCCACTGTCTTTaaatttgaatgtgtttgtgtccctgtgtgtttaGGGGAGGGTTGTGggagtggtgggggtgggggttgccTGTCTATTTGCCTGCCCCCTGTTCAGCCAATCTGCACTCTCAGAGAAGGAAGACTCCTCTCTAAAATCCAGAGCCACAGAAGGGGCGGGAAAAATCAACAAACCAACCCTCATGACTTCAGGCTAAACCAAACTGGTTCTGAGCTGCAAGTCCTCACGTTTGCAATACAGGTTCAATAATCAAGACATATCATTTGTTGCTATTTTGAAAATCATAAACCCACAAACTTAGTGCTGGTGGATCTACATGGAAACATGCAAGACAAGATCTATTGGCTTCAGACCCTGGACCAAAAATGTTTAAgaacacctgctgcatgtcacagaGGCATCCGCAGATTAGATGCTGTGACAGACCAAAAGGTCCCCAAATAACTTCACAATGTTTATGTTATTTACCCCTTCATAGAAACCTCCTTTTAGTCTGATTTTCTTCCTCAGCGTTAACCTGTCCCAACTGGGAATGAGGCCATGATAACCATATGCTTTCAGTTGTCATTAGTCAAATTCCTATTTTTAGAAAATACGTTTAACACACAAAAGTAGTTTGAGCTATTCGTGGGTAAcctaaaatcaaacatttaacTTACACTCcattaaatgcaaatgaaatgccATAGTGGCCCTCTTATTGCACATCCTTATAAGTCAAATGAATGACACAACGCCCCATGTCCAAGAGGTCAAAgacctgtttgttttaaatcatcATCAAAACCTCACGGTCAAACTCAGTCCCTCCATCTGTCGGTGGTAAACTCACTCGGTGCAGGTTTCCCAGGAACGAGGACCCCAGCCGTGATGCAGCGGGCTTTCTTCAGCAGGGGCGCGCTGTTCGCCCAGCAGACAGCAGTGGCTCTTGAGAGTCCCCTGGTCCCCCGGAGCGCGCCTCTGCTGCAGCGCCTGGATCGCTCCATGTCCTCCGTGACCATCCCGCCGCCAGCATGCATGCTCCGGCCGCTCGAGGCGCCTTACCGATACCTGTTTGGACCAGGACCCTCCAACGTCCCTCCACGGATTTTAGCTGCAGGCGGCAGGCCAATAATTGGTCACCTGCACCCAGAGATGTATGAGGTAAATGTTGCCTCTTACGTTTGACAATTGACAGGCAACTCTTATGATGAAATGTAACTACATGCGTTTTGGCGTTTATTAtatgaaattcaaaatattctCAGAAGTTTGTTGTGAGACACCAAGTACCCAGGGTTCTGTCAAATAGCTCTGTGGCATTTCTTTGTAATAACAATTGATTTTTCTGCCTCATGACATGAAAGTCAATACTGTGCATGATTTATCTGTGTAAACTGTTGCGCAAAGCCAGACTGTAGACGTCTGACCCCTCGCCAAAATCACTTGGTTTTATGGATGATCTCATCCGATAAATTAGCCTCAACAGTTGTTTCACACTCTTCCATGTGTGGTTTTCAGATCATGAATGACATTAAGAGAGGGATCCAGTACGCGTTTCAGACGGAGAACAACATGACTATTGCCATGAGCGGTTCCGGGCACGCTGCCATGGAGTGTGCGGTGTTCAACACTGTGGAGCCCGGAGAGAGTGTGCTCGTTGCCATCAACGGAATCTGGGGAGAGCGCGTAGCAGAAATTGCGGAAAGAATGGGTACGTCTTTACGCGCGGGTTTACGCACGCACTCGTTGGGTCTCCAAAGAGGATACACAAATATGCACTGGTAAAAGATTTTGGATAATGCCTAGGCCACGCATTTAGATTATTTCTTGACTTCTTGTTTTTACACATAATTAGATCTTATGTCTTCATGTTTGCCTCAGGTGCCAGTGTACATACAATGGTAAAAACACCAGGAGGATATTTTACCAATAAGGAAATTGAAGAGGTAGGCATAATGTCTCTCTCAGCAGTTACTAATGAAATTAAAGATACTCTGTATGACCTTCTACAATAACATGACTGAGGTCTATCTGTATGTCTGAgggccccctctctctctgtttgtagGCCATTGCAAAATACAAGCCTGtcctgtttttcctcacacacGGAGAGTCCTCTGCTGGCCTGTGTCACCCAGTAGATGGCATTGGAGACATTTGCCGAAAGTGAGACACCTCTCTGTCTCAAACTGGACAGTGTGTATGCCTGTCATATTTCACACTGCTTATGAAACAACTCTCGCCTCTAATTCTCTGTCACTCTACCCCCATCCGCAGACATAACTGCCTCTTCTTGGTTGACACAGTGGCATCTCTGGGGGCAGCACCAATTTTCATGGACAAGCAAAGTAAGGCCAtaggaaaacattaaaatcctCCCCCTGCTggtatgtgtgagtgtgggagTGTGAATTTCTtctcatctgtctgtcactgccCTTCCAGAGATCGACATTCTGTACTCGGGTTCTCAAAAGGCTCTGAATGCTCCACCCGGCACGGCACCCATATCCTTCAATGACAGAGCATGGTAAGGAggaactgcagtgtgtgtgtgagtgagtgtgtgtgtgtgtgtgtgtttgt contains these protein-coding regions:
- the agxtb gene encoding alanine--glyoxylate and serine--pyruvate aminotransferase b; translation: MQRAFFSRGALFAQQTAVALESPLVPRSAPLLQRLDRSMSSVTIPPPACMLRPLEAPYRYLFGPGPSNVPPRILAAGGRPIIGHLHPEMYEIMNDIKRGIQYAFQTENNMTIAMSGSGHAAMECAVFNTVEPGESVLVAINGIWGERVAEIAERMGASVHTMVKTPGGYFTNKEIEEAIAKYKPVLFFLTHGESSAGLCHPVDGIGDICRKHNCLFLVDTVASLGAAPIFMDKQKIDILYSGSQKALNAPPGTAPISFNDRACQKMFNRKVKPVSYLFDMTHLSNYWGCDGKPARVYHHTGPVSSFFALRESLAILAEKGLEESWRKHKEVAAYLYKGLEDLGLKLFIPDKDMRLPSVTTIAIPEGYDWRALLTYIMKHHQMEMTGGLGPSIGMVMRIGLMGYNCEKANADMALHALADALKNCKKSKA